In Arachis hypogaea cultivar Tifrunner chromosome 2, arahy.Tifrunner.gnm2.J5K5, whole genome shotgun sequence, a genomic segment contains:
- the LOC112734711 gene encoding uncharacterized protein isoform X1: MKNKRCNRKTNMGYWKITGKERIIKRRGTDSVIGTKRTLVFYEPPHNVKTNWVLHEYHAFDQKVGSCQSNIVLSRVIMNAEKREQKLKTKASNIVEEEEVKCEDEPCSEITGCVTQATTEDAIIPDNACVSSERQQPQVIDYEILSSGEQSSVAHSDNENNNAAEATWRQDADMNIEYFWNLLFSSIDADPHAEFLNSVLAGDDQLYVDSGHH, translated from the exons ATGAAAAACAAGCGGTGTAACAGAAAAACCAACATGGGATATTGGAAGATCACAGGAAAAGAGAGAATCATCAAAAGAAGAGGGACAGACAGTGTCATAGGTACAAAAAGAACACTAGTTTTCTACGAGCCTCCACATAATGTCAAAACCAATTGGGTTCTTCATGAATATCATGCATTTGATCAAAAGGTAGGTTCTTGCCAG AGCAACATCGTATTGAGCCGTGTAATAATGAATGCTGAGAAAAGGGAACAGAAGCTAAAGACAAAAGCAAGCAACATAGTCGAAGAGGAGGAAGTAAAATGTGAAGATGAACCATGCAGCGAAATTACTGGCTGTGTTACCCAAGCAACTACAGAAGATGCAATCATTCCTGATAAT GCATGTGTTTCATCCGAGCGGCAACAACCTCAAGTTATAGATTATGAAATTCTCTCATCGGGAGAACAATCTTCAGTAGCCCATTCCGATAATGAAAACAATAATGCCGCGGAAGCAACATGGAGGCAAGATGCCGATATGAATATCGAGTATTTTTGGAATTTGCTGTTTTCTAGCATCGATGCTGACCCTCATGCTGAGTTCTTAAATTCGGTGTTGGCAGGGGATGATCAACTCTATGTTGATTCCGGCCACCATTGA
- the LOC112734711 gene encoding uncharacterized protein isoform X2, protein MKNKRCNRKTNMGYWKITGKERIIKRRGTDSVIGTKRTLVFYEPPHNVKTNWVLHEYHAFDQKSNIVLSRVIMNAEKREQKLKTKASNIVEEEEVKCEDEPCSEITGCVTQATTEDAIIPDNACVSSERQQPQVIDYEILSSGEQSSVAHSDNENNNAAEATWRQDADMNIEYFWNLLFSSIDADPHAEFLNSVLAGDDQLYVDSGHH, encoded by the exons ATGAAAAACAAGCGGTGTAACAGAAAAACCAACATGGGATATTGGAAGATCACAGGAAAAGAGAGAATCATCAAAAGAAGAGGGACAGACAGTGTCATAGGTACAAAAAGAACACTAGTTTTCTACGAGCCTCCACATAATGTCAAAACCAATTGGGTTCTTCATGAATATCATGCATTTGATCAAAAG AGCAACATCGTATTGAGCCGTGTAATAATGAATGCTGAGAAAAGGGAACAGAAGCTAAAGACAAAAGCAAGCAACATAGTCGAAGAGGAGGAAGTAAAATGTGAAGATGAACCATGCAGCGAAATTACTGGCTGTGTTACCCAAGCAACTACAGAAGATGCAATCATTCCTGATAAT GCATGTGTTTCATCCGAGCGGCAACAACCTCAAGTTATAGATTATGAAATTCTCTCATCGGGAGAACAATCTTCAGTAGCCCATTCCGATAATGAAAACAATAATGCCGCGGAAGCAACATGGAGGCAAGATGCCGATATGAATATCGAGTATTTTTGGAATTTGCTGTTTTCTAGCATCGATGCTGACCCTCATGCTGAGTTCTTAAATTCGGTGTTGGCAGGGGATGATCAACTCTATGTTGATTCCGGCCACCATTGA